The DNA segment CGATCAGCACGATGCCGTCTTCTTCCCGCTTGTAGATAGCACCGCTTGGGCAGCTGGCCACACACGTGGGATTCAGACAGTGCTCGCACAGGCGCGGCAGGTACATCATGAACGTGCTTTCGAACTGGCCGTAAATGTCGGCCTGAATCTGGTCGAAGTTTTTGTCTTTGCGGCGTTTGGCAAATTCGGTGCCCAGGATTTCTTCCCAGTTCGGACCCCATTCAATTTTTTGCATGCGTTTTCCGGTGATCAGCGAGCGTGGCCGTGCAACCGGCTGGTGTTTGCTGTCGCCAGCGGTGTGCAAATGCTGGTAATCGAAATCGAACGGCTCGTAGTAGTCGTCAATTTCCGGCAGGTCCGGGTTGGCGAAAATGTTTGCCAACACCCGAAACTTCCCACCGATGCGCGGGCGGATTTTGCCGCTTGGGTCGCGCAGCCAGCCGCCTTTCCACTTGTCCTGGTTTTCCCACTCTTTTGGGTAGCCAATACCGGGTTTGGTTTCGACGTTGTTAAACCAGGCGTACTCCATGCCTTCACGGCTGGTCCAGACGTTTTTACAGGTCACTGAACATGTGTGGCAACCAATGCACTTGTCCAGGTTCAGCACCATGCCTACTTGGGAACGGATCTTCATTTTACACTCTCCTGAACAGTGTCGTTGCCCTCGCCATCAAGCCAATCGACGTTCTTCATTTTGCGCACCACCACAAACTCGTCGCGGTTGGACCCCACGGTGCCGTAGTAGTTGAAGCCGTAAGAGTACTGGGCATAGCCACCAATCATGTGAGTGGGCTTCGGGCAGGCCCGGGTAACCGAGTTGTGAATGCCACCGCGGCTGCCGGTAATTTCCGAACCGGGAATATTCACAATCCGCTCCTGAGCGTGGTACATCATCACCATGCCCGGCATCACCCGCTGGCTGACCACCGCCCGCGCTGACAAAGAACCGTTAGCGTTGAACACTTCTATCCAGTCGTTGTCTTCCACTCCTATGTCGACGGCGTCGTCTTCACTCAGCCACACAATGGGGCCACCACGAGACAGGGTCAGCATCAGCAGGTTGTCGCTGTAGGTGCTGTGTATACCCCACTTCTGGTGCGGCGTCAGGAAGTTCAACGCCTTCTCCGGGTTGCCGTTGGGCTTGGCGTTCAGCAGCGGTGCGGCCGCTTTGGTGTTAATCGGCGGGCGATACACCAGCAGGCTTTCGCCAAAGGCGCGCATCCACTCGTGGTCTTGATAGAACTGCTGGCGGCCGGTCAGCGTGCGCCAGGGAATCAGCTCGTGCACGTTGGTGTAGCCGGCGCTGTAGGACACATGCTCGTCTTCCAGGCCAGACCAGGTTGGGCTAGAGATGATTTTGCGCGGCTGCGCGACTATGTCGCGGAAGCGGATTTTTTCGTCTTCTTTGTTCAGTGCCAGGTGTTTGTGATCCAGCCCGGTGAATTCAGACAGCGCCGCCCAGGCTTTCACGGCGACCTGGCCATTGGTTTCCGGAGCCAGGCTTAGAATCACTTCACACGCATCGATGGCCGTGTCAATTTTCGGCCGGCCCGCATTGGCGCCGTCGAGGTGTTTGTGGTTCAGCTCACCCAGGAACGTCACTTCTTTTTCGGTGTTCCAGCTGATGCCTTTACCACCGTTACCCAGTTTGTCCAACAGCGGACCAAGCGACGTAAAGCGCGCGTAAGTGTTCGGATAATCGCGTTCAACCGTCATAAAATTAGGCGCGGTTTTACCCGGAATCAGATCGCACTCGCCGCGTTTCCAGTCTTTTACATCAAACGGCTGGCCAAGTTCCGCGGGTGCATCGTGCATCAGCGGCACAGTAACCACGTCTTTCTGGACACCCAGATGACCTTCAGACGCCTTGGAGAACGCCTTCGCAATGCCTTTGTAGATGTCCCAGTCACTGCGGGATTCCCACGCCGGATCCGTCGCTGCGGTCAGCGGGTGAATGAACGGGTGCATATCCGAGGTATTCAGGTCGTCTTTTTCATACCAGGTGGCGGTCGGTAGAACGATGTCGGAATACAGGCAGGTGGTGGACATGCGGAAATCCAGAGTCACCAACAGGTCAAGCTTGCCTTCGGGCGCTTCGTCGTGCCATTTCACTTCCTGCGGTTTGAGGCCGCCATCGTGCCCCAGATCTTTGCCCTGCAAACCACTCGTCGTACCCAGCAGGTACTTCAGCATGTATTCGTGGCCCTTGCCGGAAGAACCCAACAAGTTAGAGCGCCAGATGAACATATTGCGCGGGTGGTTTTCCGGGGCTTCAGGGTCTTCCGAGGCAAACGCCAGCGAGCCGTCTTTCAAGGACTGAGTCACGTACCCTGGCACGTCCATACCAGCGTTTTCAGCTTCGGCTGCAATGCCCAGCGGGTTACGGTTGAACTGCGGTGCAGACGGCAACCAGCCCATCCGTTCGGCGCGAACGTTGTAGTCGATCAGGCTGCCACCGAATTTGGTCTTGTCCGCCAGCGGCGACAAGATCTCGCTCACATCCAGTTTCTCGTAACGCCACTGGCCAGAGTGGGCGTAGAAGAAGGATGTACCGTTCATCTGGCGTGGCGGGCGCTGCCAATCCAGGCCAAACGCCAATGGCTGCCAGCCGGTCTGTGGGCGCAGTTTTTCCTGGCCTACATAGTGGGCCCAACCGCCACCGCTTTGACCGACACAGCCACACATGATCAGCATGTTGATCAACGCGCGGTAGTTCATGTCCATGTGGTACCAGTGGTTCATACCGGCACCGACGATAATCATGGAACGGCCGTTGGTTTTGTGCGCAGTCTCGGCGAATTCACGAGCAATGCGGGTCACTTTGTGCGCGGGTACGCCGGTGATCTTTTCCTGCCAGGCGGGTGTGTAAGGCTTGATCTGGTCGTAGTCGGTAGCGCCGTCGTCTTCACCCAGGCCACGGCTGATGCCGTAGTTGGCGATCATCAGGTCATATACGGTGACGACTAGAGCTTCTTTGCCGTCTGCCAGTTCAATTTTTCGGCTGCCCAGCTTGTGGGTCAGGGTGTCGCTGATCTCAACGGATTTGAAATGCTCGTGCTTGATGCCGCCGAAATACGGGAAGGCAACGTCCACAACTTCGTCGTGCTTTTCCACCATCGACAGCTGTAGATTCACGTCTTCTTTTTTCGCCGTTTGCTTTAGGTTCCACTTGCCCTTTTCACCCCAGCGGTAACCGATAGAGCCATTTGGCGCCGTCAGCTGGTTGGTGGTTTCATCTATGGCAATGGTCTTCCATTCGGGGTTAT comes from the Marinobacter psychrophilus genome and includes:
- a CDS encoding nitrate reductase subunit alpha; the protein is MSHLIDKLSYFSKKRESFSGDHGETHTENRGWEDSYRQRWQHDKIVRSTHGVNCTGSCSWKIYVKNGLVTWETQQTDYPRTRPDLPNHEPRGCPRGASYSWYMYSANRLKYPLMRKHLMRLWRAARIQFNDPVDAWASIVEDPKKTAEYKPRRGMGGFVRSDWNEVNELIAASNVYTAKKHGPDRIIGFSPIPAMSMVSYAAGSRYLSLIGGVCLSFYDWYCDLPPASPQTWGEQTDVPESADWYNSSYIIAWGSNVPQTRTPDAHFFTEVRYKGTKTVAITPDYAEVAKLSDEWLNPKQGTDAALGMAMGHVILKEFHVDNPSAYFTDYVRRYTDMPYLVKLDKMEDGRYVPGRFLRASDLVDGLGEENNPEWKTIAIDETTNQLTAPNGSIGYRWGEKGKWNLKQTAKKEDVNLQLSMVEKHDEVVDVAFPYFGGIKHEHFKSVEISDTLTHKLGSRKIELADGKEALVVTVYDLMIANYGISRGLGEDDGATDYDQIKPYTPAWQEKITGVPAHKVTRIAREFAETAHKTNGRSMIIVGAGMNHWYHMDMNYRALINMLIMCGCVGQSGGGWAHYVGQEKLRPQTGWQPLAFGLDWQRPPRQMNGTSFFYAHSGQWRYEKLDVSEILSPLADKTKFGGSLIDYNVRAERMGWLPSAPQFNRNPLGIAAEAENAGMDVPGYVTQSLKDGSLAFASEDPEAPENHPRNMFIWRSNLLGSSGKGHEYMLKYLLGTTSGLQGKDLGHDGGLKPQEVKWHDEAPEGKLDLLVTLDFRMSTTCLYSDIVLPTATWYEKDDLNTSDMHPFIHPLTAATDPAWESRSDWDIYKGIAKAFSKASEGHLGVQKDVVTVPLMHDAPAELGQPFDVKDWKRGECDLIPGKTAPNFMTVERDYPNTYARFTSLGPLLDKLGNGGKGISWNTEKEVTFLGELNHKHLDGANAGRPKIDTAIDACEVILSLAPETNGQVAVKAWAALSEFTGLDHKHLALNKEDEKIRFRDIVAQPRKIISSPTWSGLEDEHVSYSAGYTNVHELIPWRTLTGRQQFYQDHEWMRAFGESLLVYRPPINTKAAAPLLNAKPNGNPEKALNFLTPHQKWGIHSTYSDNLLMLTLSRGGPIVWLSEDDAVDIGVEDNDWIEVFNANGSLSARAVVSQRVMPGMVMMYHAQERIVNIPGSEITGSRGGIHNSVTRACPKPTHMIGGYAQYSYGFNYYGTVGSNRDEFVVVRKMKNVDWLDGEGNDTVQESVK